One Pirellulales bacterium genomic window carries:
- a CDS encoding DUF692 domain-containing protein, which produces MPTPRLGNPNLGLGVGLRSVHFPYILANHPEVDWFEIISENFMDSGGRPRYVLEQIAERYPVVMHGVSLSIGSTDPLNIEYLTKLKRLAAAVKPLWVSDHLCWTGVLGLNAHDLLPIPLNEQTLAHVVERVRTVQDFLERPLVLENPSSYVTFAGSTMSEWEFLTRMAAEADCGLLLDVNNVYVSSINHDFDPVEFVDNVPHERIVQIHLAGHTDCGKYRIDTHDDHVIDPVWELYRLAHKHTGGVSTLLEWDAKIPPFPVVHAEVLKARQYMDAQLPPASSASTSAARTAPLVAVDGFATAPHPLTYVVTEVE; this is translated from the coding sequence ATGCCCACTCCTCGTCTTGGCAATCCGAATCTCGGTCTGGGCGTCGGCCTGCGGTCGGTGCATTTTCCCTACATTTTGGCTAACCATCCGGAAGTCGACTGGTTCGAGATCATCTCGGAAAATTTCATGGATTCAGGTGGCCGGCCGCGGTATGTGCTCGAACAAATCGCCGAGCGCTATCCCGTGGTGATGCATGGTGTGTCGCTATCGATCGGCAGCACCGATCCGCTAAATATCGAATACCTGACCAAGCTCAAGCGGTTGGCCGCGGCCGTCAAGCCGCTGTGGGTCTCGGATCATCTTTGCTGGACCGGCGTGCTCGGGCTGAACGCGCACGATTTGCTGCCCATTCCGCTCAACGAGCAGACGCTCGCGCACGTCGTCGAGCGGGTCCGCACAGTTCAGGATTTTCTCGAGCGGCCGCTGGTTCTTGAAAACCCGAGCAGCTACGTCACCTTCGCCGGTTCGACGATGAGCGAATGGGAGTTTCTCACCCGCATGGCGGCCGAGGCGGATTGCGGCCTGTTGCTCGACGTGAACAACGTTTACGTTTCGAGCATCAATCACGATTTTGATCCGGTGGAATTCGTCGACAACGTGCCGCACGAGCGGATCGTGCAAATCCATCTTGCCGGCCACACCGATTGCGGCAAATACCGGATCGACACGCACGACGACCATGTGATCGACCCCGTCTGGGAGTTGTATCGGCTGGCGCACAAGCATACGGGCGGCGTCTCGACCCTCTTGGAATGGGACGCCAAGATTCCGCCGTTCCCCGTCGTCCATGCCGAGGTGCTCAAGGCGCGACAGTATATGGACGCGCAGCTTCCGCCGGCGAGCAGCGCTTCAACTTCGGCCGCGAGAACCGCGCCGCTGGTGGCAGTCGACGGATTCGCCACGGCGCCGCATCCGTTGACGTACGTTGTTACCGAAGTGGAATAG
- a CDS encoding DNA-binding domain-containing protein, with the protein MSAVQRWMQAVIMHPDGVDAGLASDSARVHLNVDPADVEQVIARSEAQTSVERLSIYANAYYARLLECLGEEFPVLKRTLGEEVFDGFAFDYLQKYPSQSYTLCKLAENFARYLAETRPEEANGDLPADWPEFLIDLATLEWTFSQVFDGPGVEGQTLLTSEQLQAIDAERWPAARLEVVPCLKLLALRFPLNAYYTAMRREENPELPGPAPSWVAVTRREFIVRRHDLSQRQFELLCALAAGESVGSAIERAAEAPGSDLEQFVVELGDWFRDWAASDFFQRVVVEI; encoded by the coding sequence ATGTCTGCCGTGCAGCGCTGGATGCAGGCGGTGATCATGCATCCCGACGGGGTCGATGCGGGGTTGGCATCAGACTCGGCCCGAGTGCATCTGAACGTCGATCCGGCGGACGTGGAACAAGTAATCGCGCGGTCGGAGGCCCAGACGAGCGTCGAACGGCTCTCGATTTATGCAAATGCCTATTACGCGCGGCTCTTGGAATGCCTGGGCGAAGAGTTTCCCGTGCTGAAGCGGACGCTCGGGGAGGAGGTGTTCGACGGGTTCGCGTTCGACTACTTGCAGAAGTATCCCTCGCAGAGCTACACGCTCTGCAAACTGGCGGAGAACTTCGCCCGTTATTTGGCCGAGACCCGTCCGGAGGAAGCGAATGGCGATTTGCCGGCCGATTGGCCAGAGTTCTTGATCGATCTGGCGACGCTGGAATGGACTTTCAGCCAGGTGTTCGACGGTCCGGGGGTCGAAGGGCAAACGCTGCTTACGAGCGAACAGCTTCAGGCGATCGACGCCGAGCGTTGGCCGGCCGCGCGGCTGGAAGTGGTGCCATGCCTGAAGCTGCTGGCGCTCCGATTTCCGTTAAATGCCTATTACACGGCGATGCGTCGCGAGGAAAATCCCGAATTGCCCGGCCCGGCCCCGAGCTGGGTCGCGGTGACGCGCCGCGAGTTCATCGTTCGCCGGCATGACCTCAGCCAACGGCAATTCGAATTGCTCTGCGCGCTCGCGGCGGGCGAATCGGTCGGATCGGCGATCGAGCGGGCAGCCGAAGCGCCGGGCAGCGACCTCGAGCAATTCGTCGTCGAATTGGGTGACTGGTTCCGCGATTGGGCGGCGAGTGACTTTTTTCAACGCGTCGTCGTTGAGATCTGA